ATGGAGCTGATTCGGGCTATCCGCAATGTGCGGGCGGAGAACCAAGTGGCTCCCGGTAAGACCATTACCGCCATCGTTCATGCCTCACCGGAGAAGCAGCAGTTGGTAACAGATAGTGAGGAGTACCTGAAGACCCTGGGCAAGATCAGCGAACTGACGGTAGCTGGCCTAGAGGCCGATAAGCCCGAAAAGGTGGTGACGGCTATTGCCGCGGGAATTGAGATCTACTTGCCTCTAGCGGATTTGGTGGATTTGGAGCAGGAGATTCAGCGGCTGCAAGGGGAATTGGAGAAAACCCAGCAGGAGATTAGCCGCTCCCAGGGCAAACTGGCCAACGAAGGCTTTGTTAACAAGGCTCCCGAAGCCGTGGTAGACAAAGAGCGAGCCAAATTGGCAGCTCTCTTGGAGCAGGAGGAGCGCATTCGAGCTCGCCTGGCAGAGTTACAGGAGTAGAGGACGATGGTGGGGGTTAAGCAGTATCTAGATTCCTTGGCCAGGTTTGGTTCCAAACCTGGCCTGCTTCGTATGACCAAAGCCTTGGCCCTCTTGGGCAATCCCCAGGACCGGCTCAAGGTGATTCACGTTGCCGGGACCAATGGAAAGGGCTCTACCTGTGCCATGTTGGCTTCGGTGCTCCAGGCCGCGGGCTATCGCACGGGCCTATACACCTCACCCCACTTGGTGCGGTTCAATGAGCGAATTCGCATCGATGGTCAGTGCATTACCGATGGTGAAATCGAGGAGTATGGCCGCAGGGTTATTGAGGTGGCCAAGGCCGTTGCGACCGCCGATGACCCGATGACCTTTTTTGAAGTCACTACCCTGCTGGCCTTTGAGTATCTGGCGGCCAAGGAAGTGGATGTGGCGATTGTCGAAACGGGATTGGGAGGCCGTCTAGATGCCACCAACATCGGGGATTGTCTGGTGTCGGTGATCACCCATATTGCTTGGGACCATGGGGAAGTCTTAGGCGACAGCCTAGCCAAGATCGCTCGGGAAAAGGCCGGCATTATTCGTCCCCGTCGACCGGTGATAGTTGGTCCCCAAGACGACGGGGTACTGGCCGTGATCGGCCAGGAGGCGGCGGCAAAAGGCTCACCTCTGATTCATGTTTCCCGGGAGGTTCTGCCGGAGTACCAATTGCTGGACTCGGGGATGGAGCTATCTTGGCAGGATGGATTTACCATCAGGCTGCCCCTGCAAGGGGTGTATCAAGTGGCCAACTGCGCTCTGGCCAAGGCGGTGATCTCTGTCGTCGGTGACCTGGGTCTGCCCGTCCCAGAGGGCGCATTGCGACAGGGTCTGGAGCGGGTAAGTTGGCCGGGACGGATGGAAGTGATTCGCACCAGTCCCACCATAGTGCTCGATGGGGCCCACAATCTCGATGGGGCTCACTCCTTGAAAAGAACCCTGGATCAACGCTGGCCTAAGCTTCCCATCGTCTATCTCTTTGGTTTGACGGGGAAGAAGCCGGTGGCCGATATGGTCCAGGCCCTGATTCGCCCCGGGGTCTCCTTTGTGGTGACCGAGGTGGGTCATTCCCGTACTCCTGCGGTGCCGATGCAGACCATTGCCGATGTCTGTCAAGGACAGGGTGTTGATGTTTATCTAGCCCAGGAGCCGAAAACTGCCCTGACGACGGCCTTGGAAATTCTGCCCCCAGGAGGGTTGCTCTGCGTCTGTGGTTCCTTGTATCTGGTGGGAGCGGTGAAGGAATTGTTGGGAAATCTTGATCCAGATCCCGGCAACGGGAGAAGGAATACTTCCCGCTGAGCCGAATTTTGACGATGTGGGGGTGAGGATGTGGCAAAGGCTGGGAAAGGCTCAAAAGCCAGTGAACTGTTTTTCGTGATTGGAGGAGTGGTTGCCACCGCGGCCGTTGGTACTTTTCTCGGTTACCTGGTGGGCTCCTATGCTGTGGAGATGCTGACCGGTCCTCCTGCCGCGCGTCAGGTTCGGTCTGTCACCGTCAATGGTGACAGGGTAGCTCAAGAATCGCCAGCCCCCCAGCCGGCTAGTACACCGAGTCCACAAAGGACCAGTCAATCGACTCGGTCGGAGCCGGCAGCGGCACCTAGTGTGTTGTATCGCGTTCAAGTGGGAGCCTTTTCGGTGCGCTCCAATGCTGAAGCTCTGGCTCAGCGTCTGAAGGAAGAAGAGGGACTGCCCACCACTATCGCTGGGACTGGCCCCTTCCGAGTTCAGGTGGGAGCCTTTGCGCAAAGGTCCAATGCCGAAGCGCTCTCGGAGACTCTCAAGGCTAAGGGGTATCCGGTGCTGGTGGTACAGACTACGAACTAACGAACAAAGAGATGTAGGACATTGCTAAGAGTATAGTGCTCAGGCAAGAGAGCAAAGGACGGTTGGGAAGGGGTCTCAACCGTCTTTTTTGATCTAGGGTAAAATTTCCACCTTGAGGTGGTAACAGCGGGACTCCCCTGGCTCGAGAAACTGCAGCGTCCCCCGCTCCCGTTCTTTGGCTCGCCCTTCGACCCAGCAGTTGGCAGGCTCCAGACCCAGGACGTATTCTCCTTGGGCGGTCATCTTCCATTGAGTAAACTTCGGCAATTGGGCTGTGTTGTAATGGAGGGCCATACCCGACCATCCATTGAGGCTGGGGTTAATCACCTTAACCGTGACAGGACCGTCGCTGGGGTTCATTTCATGGTAGAAAACCTGCTCCTGATAACCGGGAATCGGTGGGGTAAACTCGGCGTAGGTGTCGATGCCCGGGGCGGCGATATCGTCCCGGGGAAGGATTTTTTGGGCAGGGGTTACCAGTCGGGTGTCGGGACCGATGAGGGGAAATCCCAAATTAATGTGATACAAAAGCATCAGGGGTGTGGTTTGGTATCCGGCATTGGTCACTTTATCCTCCACCCAGAAGGCCGGCTCTCCCAATTTCATCGCAATGCGTCGCTCTAAGGTCAGATTGGCGGCGAAAACCTCTGTTTCCCTCACTATTCCACGACATTCCAGGTAGTAATCGTCCCCTTTCCAATAGCCCCGGTAGCTCACCCTTTCCCCGGGCGTATTACCGATGCGCCCATGCATTCCCAGGGCTTCGCCTTCGTCGCTAGCCGCCGCTCCCGCGGTGGTCAGTCCACAGGTGGCCAAGAAACCACCACCGAAGGTGCGCAGCCAGCGTCGTTCAGTGTTGTCATAGTAGGCGGGGTGGGTTACTCCCACCGCCGACAACCAATTGAGGGACTGGCCGCAGTAACGGACGGCCCCCAAATCTAGACAGCGGTCCACCAGCACTTCCAAGGATAAGCCACTGCCGTTGTCAAGCTCGACGGTTCTCACGCCCTTGGCTTTACCATCGATGTAGGTCTTGGCTTCGATGGGTGCGATTTGATCCATGGAGCCGACGTATTCCAGCAGTTGCTCCCTTGTGTACTCTTTTCCACCAAAGGTTGCCACGGGTTCGCCTCCTTGTCGTTAGCAGCTGTCGGTATTGCCTAAGCAGTTCGGTACCCCGGAAACTTTTCCTTCCCTGGTAAAAAGCAAGGACCGGTGCCTAGGATTTATTCGTTAACCCTGGTGGGATGAGGGAATACTAGCCTTGCTAGCACTTGAGCTGCCAGGGAAGGGAGGAGAGAGTATGGCTCTACCAAGACGCCAGGAGTTTCGGGTGGATGGCATGTCCTGTCAACATTGTGTTCAGGCCATTAAGGACAATGTCGGCAAACTCCATGGTATCGACAGGATTGAGGTAGACCTAGACAAACAAACGGTGACGGTGGAGTACAACGCCGAACAGGTGGATACCGAGGCCATCGAAGGGGCCATTGCCGGCGCCGGGTACGACATTGTCAAGTAATGTAAAGGGGTAGAACTGTGTCCATTAGAAGTGGTCCAGGAGACCGAGTCAGCGGCGAAGTGGGTAGGGTAGTGAAGTCCGGCGCTGGGCAGGGCGGGGCAGGTCCCGGCAGGGTCAACCTCTGGTCCTTGGCCTTTGTCGCCCTGTGCCTGGTACCGTTTGTCATGGTCTTGGGAAACTCCATGTTGATCCCAGTGTTTCCCAAGATAGAATCGGCTTTGTCTTTATCACAGTTTCAAGTGGGTCTGTTGGTAACGGCCTTTTCTTTGCCGGCAGGCCTGTTGATTCCCTTCGCAGGGTTCTTGTCTGACCGGATTGGCCGCAAGAAGATCATTGTGCCTGCCCTGGTGGTCTATGGCTTGGGGGGTCTGGTGGCCGGACTTGCCTCACTGTGGTTACGGGATCCCTACAAGGTGATTATCGCAGGGCGAATCATTCAAGGTGCCGGTGCCGGCGGGACCTATCAGTTGGCCATGGCCCTGGCCGGGGATTTGTACGGCCGGGAGAATATGCCCAGAACTCTAGGGGCGCTGGAAGCCAGCAACGGCCTGGGGAAAGTAGTCAGTCCCATTTTAGGTTCGGCGGCCATGGCCATCAGTTGGTACTTACCCTTTTTTGTCTACGGGATTTTCTCCATCCCCGTGGCCGTATTGGTCCTGTTGGCGGTGAAGGAATCCAATCCCGGAGGAGAAGGGAAAAGCACCGCCCAGTATTTTTCTTCGGTGAAGGAAATCATCAAGGAAAAGGGACTGTCCTTGGCGGTAACCTTTGTGGTGGGATTTGTTGCTTTGGGAATGCTCTTTGGACTGCTCAGTTACCTCTCCGATGTCCTGGAGCAAAAGTTTCATTTGTATAACCTGCGCAAGGGTTTTGCCATTGCTGTCCCGGTCACGGTGATGGCCGCCACCTCCTTCTTTGGTGGAATCTGGCTGCAAAGGCGAAAGCACTTACTCAAGGCGACCATTGTACTGGGGATGGCCTTGACCGCCGCGGCCTTGTTTACCATTCCCATCTTTGACAGCCCCTGGTACTTCTTTGCCGTTGTGGTGATCGCCGGCCTGGGAATTGGCATGGTACTGCCGCCGTTGAACACCTTGATAACCGGCTCCGCTGACCCTGAGGAGCGGGGGATTATCACCGCTTTGTACGGAACGGTGCGGTTTACCGGGGTTGCCGTGGGGCCACCGGCCTTTGGTCTGATTGGCTTTGATAGCCCTTGGTTGTTTGCCGCTGCTGCCGCGATTACCGGCGTGGCCGGGGTGCTGGGATGGCTGTTTGTCGATCAGGAAAGGCTCTTGAGCAAGGCTGCCTAGTTTCGAGGCTTGGGTGGCAATCCCAGCAATTGCAGTTCTGAGTAGACCTCTCCCCCCATATCATGAGTGCTATGGGGGGATTAATCTTGTTGTCACTCCGGTATTATCGCTATCGTTTCTATCGCTTTATCTATAGTCGTCGTCGGTTTGGACACCGCAGACTGACGGTCGGAGTGCTCCTTGCTTTGGTCCTGGCCGGGGTGTTTGTGGCCGTCAGCTTCATGGACTATTTCTCTCGGGGAAATGAATGGAAAATTACTCTGCTGCAGGCCGACATCGGGAAAGAGATCAGTCTTTCCCTGGAGGAGTATGTGGCCGGAGTCCTGGCAGCGGAGATGCCGGCAACCTTTGGCCTAGAGGCCCTCAAGGCCGGTGCCGTTACCGCCCGTACCTATGCTCTGCAGCGGATCATCGCCAAACAAACCCTTCCCGGCACCAATGCCCACGTCTCCTCGGATCACAGGGTGTCCCAGGCCTATCGATCAGTGGAACAACTGCGGGCCACTTGGGGGATGGCCAAATTCCTCGTCGCCTGGCCCAAGATTCGCTTGGCGGTAACCTCGACCCGGGGACAGGTACTCACCTACAACGGCCAGCTGATTGATGCCTTGTATCATTCCACCAGTGGCGGAGTGACCGCCAATTCCGAGGATTACTACTCCACCGCGGTGCCCTACCTGCGGTCGGTACCCAGCCCCTGGGAGGAGCACTCACCCTATTGGCGCACCGAGGTGTTTATTTCCTGGCAGCAGCTGACCGATGGGCTGGGATTAGCCCTTGCTCCCCAGGAGTTGGCTCAGGGCAAGGTTGTTCCCAGGGTGGAGGCCTATCCCAATGGTCGCACCAAGGCTTTGGTATTGGGGGAACACCGGTTTAACTCCCGCCAGGTGCGGGAGCGGCTGGGACTTCGGTCGGCGTGGTTTACTCTGGAACCTAACCCCCAGGGCGTGATCTTTCATTTGCGAGGCAATGGTCATGGCGTTGGACTGTCCCAATATGGCGCGGATGGTCTGGCGGCAGCGGGGTACAAGTACGATGATATTCTTCTGTATTACTATCCCGGTGCTCACCTGGTTCGCAGCTACTATTAGTCCTTGATGGGGCCCCCGGCGCCCGATGACGAGTTTACTCTACCGGGGGAAAGGGAAAAAAGGGTGGTAAGGCAAAGAAAAATAAAGGCTTCATCCCGCAAGTAGTTCCTGGTGATCCAAGGCGGGAAGCCAAATTTACTCACTTAAAGTGGACACACTAGAATTAGTGGTTGATATGGGAGGCGCAAGTGGCGATGACTGATAAGACAGCCAATCCCGTAGACGTCGCGGTAATTGGCGGCGGACCGGCGGGGTTAACCGCGGCTTTGTATGCCGGCAGAGCTTTGCTTTCGGTAAGGGTAATCGAAGGAATGGGTACCGGGGGACAGATGTTTACCACCGCGGTGGTGGAAAACTACCCGGGGCTGGGAGTAGTGGATGGCCCAACGATTTCCCAGAAGATGGAGGCCCAGGCCAGGGAGTGGGGCGCTGAGATTGAATTTGGGCAGGTCCAAGGCATCTCCGGTTCCTTGGAAACGGGTTTTACTTTGGATATGGGTGAAGGGAACGAACCGATCCTGGCCCGAACGGTGATTGTCGCGTCCGGCTCCACCCCTCGGAAGCTGGGAGTTCCCGGGGAGGAAGAGTTCCAGGGACGAGGGGTGTCCTATTGCGCCACCTGCGATGGCGCCTTTTTCCGCGACAAGCGACTGATTGTCGTCGGTGGAGGAGACTCCGCTGTAGAGGAAGGACTGTTCCTGACCAGGTTTGCCAAATCCGTCACCATCGTTCACCGCCGGGATGAGCTGCGGGCCAGTCCGGTACTGCAGCAGCGGGCCAGGGACAATGAAAAAATGCAGTTCATCTGGAACTCGGTGGTGGAAGCAATTCAGGGGAACAAGACCGTCAATGGCGTTGTCCTGCGGAATGTGAAAACCAACGAAATTACTAACCTGGATATCGATGGAGTCTTTGTTTACATTGGCCAGAATCCCAACGTCAGTTTCCTGAATGGGTTGGTGGAACTGGATGGGATGGGATTCATTCAGGCCGGTGAGGATTGCGTCACATCGGTTCCCGGCATATTCGCCGCCGGTGATGTGCGCACCAAGCCCCTCCGCCAGATCGTAACCGCCGTGGCCGACGGAGCGGTGGCGGCAATGCAGGCGGAACAGCTTCTGGCTGTCAGTAAAGGTTAGTCTAGGCAAAGAATCCCGTTGTTGACAGAGCTTTACTGTTTTGGTAAACTAAATCCGAGAATTCCGAGTGGAATACCAGAGATTGAACCCGTTGGTTGAGACCAACCGATGATTTGGGGGTTATGGTTATGGCTAGGAAAGCCGATAGCATCGTGAGTCTAATCGGACAAACGCCGGTGGTCAAACTAAATAGAGTTGTTCCCGAGGGTTCCGCGGAAGTTTGGGTAAAGCTAGAGTCCTTTAATCCCGGCGGTAGTGTCAAGGACCGCATCGCAGCCAACATGGTGAAAAGGGCAGAAGAAGCGGGAGCCTTGAAGCCCGGAGGTACCATCGTCGAGCCAACCAGCGGCAATACCGGGGTAGGACTGGCAATGGTGGCCGCGGCCAAGGGATATCGGTGCATCTTGGTGATGCCCGATACCATGAGCATTGAACGGCGTCGGCTGCTGCAGATGTATGGCGCTGAGTTGGTGCTGACCCCTGGGACCGAGGGGATGAAGGGAGCCATCGCCAAGGCGATGGAGTTGGTCGAAAGTAATCCTGGTTACTTTATGCCCCAGCAGTTTGAAAATCCCGCCAACCCAGAAATTCATCTCCAAACCACTGCCGCGGAAGTTTGGGAGCAGATGGAGGGACAACTGGATGCCTTTGTCTCCGGGATTGGGACTGGGGGAACGGTTACCGGTGTCGGCAAGGTTTTGAAGGAAAGGTTGCCTGAAGTAAAGATCGTGGCCGTGGAACCGGTAAACTCTCCAGTTCTTTCTGGAGGACAGCCAGGTTCCCACAGGATTCAGGGCATCGGAGCAGGCTTTGTGCCTCAGGTTCTAGACACCGAGGTTCTCGATGAGATTGTCACCGTCGAGGATAACGACGCCTTCCAGGCCGCGGGTCGCTTGGCTCGGGAAGAGGGGATTTTAGTCGGTGTTTCCA
This DNA window, taken from Bacillota bacterium, encodes the following:
- the spoIID gene encoding stage II sporulation protein D is translated as MLSLRYYRYRFYRFIYSRRRFGHRRLTVGVLLALVLAGVFVAVSFMDYFSRGNEWKITLLQADIGKEISLSLEEYVAGVLAAEMPATFGLEALKAGAVTARTYALQRIIAKQTLPGTNAHVSSDHRVSQAYRSVEQLRATWGMAKFLVAWPKIRLAVTSTRGQVLTYNGQLIDALYHSTSGGVTANSEDYYSTAVPYLRSVPSPWEEHSPYWRTEVFISWQQLTDGLGLALAPQELAQGKVVPRVEAYPNGRTKALVLGEHRFNSRQVRERLGLRSAWFTLEPNPQGVIFHLRGNGHGVGLSQYGADGLAAAGYKYDDILLYYYPGAHLVRSYY
- a CDS encoding heavy-metal-associated domain-containing protein encodes the protein MALPRRQEFRVDGMSCQHCVQAIKDNVGKLHGIDRIEVDLDKQTVTVEYNAEQVDTEAIEGAIAGAGYDIVK
- a CDS encoding bifunctional folylpolyglutamate synthase/dihydrofolate synthase, with amino-acid sequence MVGVKQYLDSLARFGSKPGLLRMTKALALLGNPQDRLKVIHVAGTNGKGSTCAMLASVLQAAGYRTGLYTSPHLVRFNERIRIDGQCITDGEIEEYGRRVIEVAKAVATADDPMTFFEVTTLLAFEYLAAKEVDVAIVETGLGGRLDATNIGDCLVSVITHIAWDHGEVLGDSLAKIAREKAGIIRPRRPVIVGPQDDGVLAVIGQEAAAKGSPLIHVSREVLPEYQLLDSGMELSWQDGFTIRLPLQGVYQVANCALAKAVISVVGDLGLPVPEGALRQGLERVSWPGRMEVIRTSPTIVLDGAHNLDGAHSLKRTLDQRWPKLPIVYLFGLTGKKPVADMVQALIRPGVSFVVTEVGHSRTPAVPMQTIADVCQGQGVDVYLAQEPKTALTTALEILPPGGLLCVCGSLYLVGAVKELLGNLDPDPGNGRRNTSR
- the cysK gene encoding cysteine synthase A, with amino-acid sequence MARKADSIVSLIGQTPVVKLNRVVPEGSAEVWVKLESFNPGGSVKDRIAANMVKRAEEAGALKPGGTIVEPTSGNTGVGLAMVAAAKGYRCILVMPDTMSIERRRLLQMYGAELVLTPGTEGMKGAIAKAMELVESNPGYFMPQQFENPANPEIHLQTTAAEVWEQMEGQLDAFVSGIGTGGTVTGVGKVLKERLPEVKIVAVEPVNSPVLSGGQPGSHRIQGIGAGFVPQVLDTEVLDEIVTVEDNDAFQAAGRLAREEGILVGVSSGAAVVAALQVAKKLGAGKRVLAILPDTGERYLSMAENFLSAE
- the trxB gene encoding thioredoxin-disulfide reductase, whose translation is MTDKTANPVDVAVIGGGPAGLTAALYAGRALLSVRVIEGMGTGGQMFTTAVVENYPGLGVVDGPTISQKMEAQAREWGAEIEFGQVQGISGSLETGFTLDMGEGNEPILARTVIVASGSTPRKLGVPGEEEFQGRGVSYCATCDGAFFRDKRLIVVGGGDSAVEEGLFLTRFAKSVTIVHRRDELRASPVLQQRARDNEKMQFIWNSVVEAIQGNKTVNGVVLRNVKTNEITNLDIDGVFVYIGQNPNVSFLNGLVELDGMGFIQAGEDCVTSVPGIFAAGDVRTKPLRQIVTAVADGAVAAMQAEQLLAVSKG
- a CDS encoding aldose 1-epimerase family protein → MATFGGKEYTREQLLEYVGSMDQIAPIEAKTYIDGKAKGVRTVELDNGSGLSLEVLVDRCLDLGAVRYCGQSLNWLSAVGVTHPAYYDNTERRWLRTFGGGFLATCGLTTAGAAASDEGEALGMHGRIGNTPGERVSYRGYWKGDDYYLECRGIVRETEVFAANLTLERRIAMKLGEPAFWVEDKVTNAGYQTTPLMLLYHINLGFPLIGPDTRLVTPAQKILPRDDIAAPGIDTYAEFTPPIPGYQEQVFYHEMNPSDGPVTVKVINPSLNGWSGMALHYNTAQLPKFTQWKMTAQGEYVLGLEPANCWVEGRAKERERGTLQFLEPGESRCYHLKVEILP
- a CDS encoding MFS transporter, whose amino-acid sequence is MSIRSGPGDRVSGEVGRVVKSGAGQGGAGPGRVNLWSLAFVALCLVPFVMVLGNSMLIPVFPKIESALSLSQFQVGLLVTAFSLPAGLLIPFAGFLSDRIGRKKIIVPALVVYGLGGLVAGLASLWLRDPYKVIIAGRIIQGAGAGGTYQLAMALAGDLYGRENMPRTLGALEASNGLGKVVSPILGSAAMAISWYLPFFVYGIFSIPVAVLVLLAVKESNPGGEGKSTAQYFSSVKEIIKEKGLSLAVTFVVGFVALGMLFGLLSYLSDVLEQKFHLYNLRKGFAIAVPVTVMAATSFFGGIWLQRRKHLLKATIVLGMALTAAALFTIPIFDSPWYFFAVVVIAGLGIGMVLPPLNTLITGSADPEERGIITALYGTVRFTGVAVGPPAFGLIGFDSPWLFAAAAAITGVAGVLGWLFVDQERLLSKAA
- a CDS encoding SPOR domain-containing protein, which produces MAKAGKGSKASELFFVIGGVVATAAVGTFLGYLVGSYAVEMLTGPPAARQVRSVTVNGDRVAQESPAPQPASTPSPQRTSQSTRSEPAAAPSVLYRVQVGAFSVRSNAEALAQRLKEEEGLPTTIAGTGPFRVQVGAFAQRSNAEALSETLKAKGYPVLVVQTTN